From the Roseibium salinum genome, one window contains:
- a CDS encoding peptidylprolyl isomerase has translation MNVMRRILGEPLVQFLLIGLAVFGVYGFAAGWPQSSDPDERTIEVGPGRVSQLHDTFERTRQRPPTREELNGLIEAFVREEVYYREGRKIGLDHDDTLLRRRMQQKMEFLIEPSAAELSPSDAELEAHLQQNAADFRVPAAIAFRQVFLDPAKHGADFQKDAAELLARLEEGTSPEEAGDPTLLPPGLPMTSVDRIARHFGPEFAEALADAETGRWIGPIPSAFGSHLVLIEERQETHDPKLTDVRDTVFEHWLSAKRRNLIEERYRALRDLYEISVLMPEPAPELSKPAGEALAK, from the coding sequence ATGAATGTCATGCGCCGTATCCTCGGCGAGCCGCTGGTCCAGTTCCTGCTGATCGGTCTTGCCGTTTTCGGAGTCTATGGTTTTGCTGCCGGCTGGCCGCAATCGTCGGATCCGGACGAACGCACGATCGAAGTCGGTCCCGGCCGGGTCTCGCAATTGCACGATACGTTCGAACGAACGCGCCAGAGGCCGCCGACGCGCGAGGAATTGAACGGCCTGATCGAGGCCTTCGTCCGTGAGGAGGTTTATTATCGCGAAGGCCGAAAGATCGGCCTTGATCATGACGATACCCTTCTTCGCCGCCGCATGCAGCAGAAGATGGAGTTCCTGATTGAGCCGAGCGCTGCAGAACTCAGCCCCTCGGACGCGGAACTTGAGGCCCATTTGCAGCAGAACGCCGCGGACTTCCGCGTTCCGGCAGCAATCGCCTTTCGCCAGGTTTTTCTCGACCCCGCGAAACACGGCGCGGACTTCCAAAAGGATGCCGCCGAACTGCTCGCGCGCCTTGAAGAAGGAACAAGCCCGGAGGAAGCCGGCGACCCGACCTTGCTTCCTCCCGGCCTGCCGATGACTTCCGTCGACCGGATCGCGCGTCATTTCGGCCCCGAGTTTGCCGAAGCGCTCGCGGATGCGGAGACTGGACGTTGGATCGGCCCGATTCCATCGGCTTTCGGCTCGCATCTGGTGCTGATCGAAGAGCGGCAGGAGACCCATGATCCGAAGCTGACGGACGTGCGCGACACCGTCTTCGAGCACTGGCTGTCGGCAAAGCGGCGGAACCTCATCGAAGAACGGTACCGCGCATTGCGCGATCTTTACGAGATATCGGTTCTCATGCCCGAGCCTGCGCCCGAGCTTTCGAAGCCTGCGGGCGAAGCGCTGGCAAAATGA
- a CDS encoding AI-2E family transporter, which translates to MRSPLLSVTLSVLLVCLIGWLLVVGRSLLLPFVIALIVWYMINALSHLFARIPIGRWRLPGFVSFSLALLTIFVVSTVVLDIVMANLTQLAQDAPTYQRRLEELFAQISTLLHLNDPIELRDLLPDSIVPRMVTAGASLVTTIAGSASLVFIYVLFLILEQSTFDRKFERLFASPAQAEAAFAIREEINRSIMHYFSIKTAVSVVTGVLTSLVLIAIGLPYAALFGFIAFLLNYIPTIGSMISVVFPSVLAAVYYDTLGPFLAIASGLGAIQFTIGNFIEPRLMGSNLNLSGLVIMLSLAFWGAIWGVVGAVLCVPLTVMIVLVCARFESSRPIAVLLSQTGEVGLPRTGLQAELK; encoded by the coding sequence ATGCGATCACCGCTTCTATCCGTCACGCTGAGCGTTCTGCTCGTTTGCCTGATCGGCTGGCTGCTGGTCGTCGGCCGCTCGCTGCTGCTGCCCTTCGTCATAGCGCTCATCGTCTGGTACATGATCAACGCGCTGTCGCATCTCTTCGCGCGGATCCCGATCGGCCGCTGGCGACTGCCGGGTTTTGTCAGCTTTTCGCTGGCGCTCCTGACGATTTTCGTGGTGAGCACAGTCGTTCTGGACATCGTCATGGCCAATCTCACGCAACTTGCCCAGGACGCCCCGACGTACCAGCGCCGCCTCGAAGAGCTGTTCGCCCAGATATCCACCCTTCTGCACCTGAACGATCCGATCGAACTGCGGGACCTTCTGCCGGACTCGATCGTGCCGCGCATGGTGACCGCCGGTGCCAGCCTGGTCACCACGATCGCGGGCTCGGCGAGCCTGGTCTTCATCTATGTGCTGTTCCTGATTCTGGAACAATCCACCTTCGACCGCAAGTTCGAGCGCCTGTTCGCCAGCCCGGCGCAGGCGGAGGCGGCCTTTGCGATTCGAGAGGAGATCAACCGCTCGATCATGCATTATTTCTCGATCAAGACCGCCGTCTCGGTTGTCACCGGCGTGCTGACCAGCCTGGTGCTGATCGCCATCGGCCTGCCCTATGCGGCGCTCTTCGGCTTCATCGCCTTTCTGCTGAATTACATTCCCACTATCGGCTCGATGATCAGCGTCGTCTTTCCAAGCGTTCTCGCCGCCGTCTATTACGACACCCTGGGGCCTTTCCTCGCCATTGCCAGCGGTCTCGGCGCCATCCAGTTCACGATCGGAAATTTCATCGAGCCGCGACTGATGGGCTCCAATCTCAACCTGTCGGGCCTGGTGATCATGCTGTCGCTGGCCTTCTGGGGAGCCATATGGGGCGTTGTCGGCGCGGTTCTGTGCGTGCCGCTGACGGTGATGATCGTCCTCGTCTGCGCCCGGTTCGAAAGCTCCCGGCCGATCGCGGTGCTGCTGTCGCAAACCGGCGAGGTCGGGTTGCCGCGGACGGGGCTCCAGGCGGAGCTGAAGTGA
- a CDS encoding EAL domain-containing protein, which yields MPKSFFSRFGASHILTRPSLVSVAAVGIAFAVTVVAGVFAEVQNRSVHLQRARTNVGEQLGMVRARLEGNVNSNLQLVRGLVALIATQPDIDQDQFGRISSSLIGNHSQLRNVAGAPDLVVSLMYPMAGNEKAIGLDYRKNEQQRDAALRAVRSGQMVLAGPVNLLQGGTGFVGRFPVFTENADGTRGLWGLVAAVVDAERLYADSGLLDPDLPIEIALSGRDATMKDKTLFFGEDRILSKNPVLSEVVLPTGRWQIAAIPRGGWSAMPGNTWQVRLLFLAGGLLVLLPIFIAGQLYDQRREHIRELKRRQLQMESLSQRLKLALDTSKIGIWELNLGTGELTWDERMCELYDIPAGRDTSQYDVWAESLHPEDLKRAEKEYWDAINTGGTYHSDFRVILQDGTTRWIRAIGAVHTNLRGQRYILGVNWDVSTDIRLKTRLLNAKQNAEERNRELEDARALMEHHSLHDSLTGLPNRRFLDRQLLEEQSPQKPTALLHIDLDRFKHINDTLGHAAGDSMLTHAASVLQENAGPDDFVARIGGDEFVIAVTEPTDETKLAGLAGRIIEQMRQPVPFESHQCRIGVSIGIAMADTTLSDYGRHLLVDADIALYRAKSNGRNRFEFFSDTLKSEIIRNKRVADDILSGLERQEFLPFFQPQFDARTLEITGVEALARWNHPDEGILTPDIFLRTADELNVVPLIDRIILEQTLWQFTRWKAAGIAIPKVSVNVSAGRLNDADLIQSLDGLSFEPGSLSFELLESIFLDDQNQVIAANFERLRELGIDIEIDDFGTGYASIVSLIHLRPARLKIDRQLVIPITHSESQRRLVASIIEIGQSLGIKVLAEGVETMEHAAILRDLGCDALQGYAFAAPMPSAKLIEFVRGELWRKAS from the coding sequence ATGCCGAAGTCATTCTTTTCCCGATTTGGCGCCAGCCATATCCTGACGCGGCCGAGTTTGGTCAGCGTTGCCGCCGTCGGTATCGCGTTCGCGGTAACCGTCGTTGCGGGGGTATTTGCGGAAGTGCAGAACCGGTCGGTTCATCTGCAACGCGCGCGCACGAATGTCGGCGAACAACTGGGCATGGTCCGGGCCCGGCTCGAGGGCAACGTCAACAGCAATCTGCAATTGGTGCGCGGCCTGGTGGCGCTGATCGCCACGCAGCCGGACATCGACCAGGACCAGTTCGGCCGCATTTCCAGCAGTCTCATCGGCAACCACTCGCAACTGCGCAATGTTGCCGGGGCTCCGGATCTCGTCGTCAGCCTGATGTATCCCATGGCGGGCAACGAAAAGGCCATCGGGCTCGATTACCGCAAGAACGAACAGCAACGCGATGCGGCCCTGCGGGCGGTCAGATCCGGGCAGATGGTGCTGGCCGGGCCGGTCAATCTGCTGCAGGGCGGCACGGGCTTCGTTGGACGGTTTCCCGTCTTCACGGAAAATGCCGATGGCACCAGGGGCCTGTGGGGCCTCGTTGCGGCGGTGGTCGATGCCGAGCGCCTTTATGCCGACAGCGGCCTTCTCGATCCGGATCTTCCGATCGAAATCGCACTCTCCGGCCGCGATGCGACGATGAAGGACAAGACCCTCTTCTTCGGCGAGGATAGAATCCTTTCCAAAAACCCGGTCCTGTCGGAAGTCGTTCTGCCGACCGGGCGCTGGCAGATCGCTGCCATCCCGCGCGGCGGCTGGTCGGCCATGCCCGGCAACACCTGGCAGGTCAGGCTGCTGTTTCTGGCCGGCGGGCTGCTCGTCCTGCTGCCGATATTCATTGCCGGTCAGCTTTACGATCAACGCCGGGAGCATATTCGCGAACTGAAGCGGCGCCAGCTCCAGATGGAAAGCCTGTCGCAGCGCCTGAAGCTGGCACTGGACACGTCGAAGATCGGTATCTGGGAACTCAATCTCGGTACCGGGGAATTGACCTGGGACGAGCGCATGTGCGAGCTGTACGACATCCCGGCGGGGCGCGATACATCGCAATACGATGTATGGGCCGAATCCCTGCATCCGGAAGACCTGAAGCGTGCCGAGAAGGAATACTGGGACGCCATTAACACCGGCGGCACGTATCATTCCGACTTCCGGGTGATCCTGCAGGACGGCACGACGCGATGGATCAGGGCCATTGGCGCCGTGCACACCAATCTCCGCGGCCAGCGCTACATTCTCGGCGTCAACTGGGACGTATCGACGGATATCCGGCTGAAAACCCGGCTGCTGAACGCCAAGCAGAACGCCGAGGAAAGGAACCGCGAGCTGGAAGACGCGCGTGCGCTGATGGAACACCATTCGCTTCACGACAGTCTCACCGGCCTGCCGAACCGGCGCTTCCTTGACCGGCAGCTTCTGGAAGAGCAGTCCCCCCAAAAACCGACGGCCCTCTTGCATATCGACCTCGACCGTTTCAAGCACATCAACGATACGCTCGGCCATGCCGCGGGCGACAGCATGCTCACGCACGCGGCCTCGGTGTTGCAGGAAAATGCCGGTCCCGACGACTTCGTCGCGCGCATCGGCGGCGATGAATTCGTCATTGCCGTCACGGAGCCGACGGACGAGACGAAGCTTGCCGGACTGGCCGGCCGGATCATCGAGCAGATGCGCCAGCCGGTTCCCTTCGAGAGCCACCAGTGCCGGATCGGCGTCAGCATCGGCATTGCCATGGCCGACACCACCTTGAGTGATTACGGCCGGCATCTCCTCGTCGATGCCGACATTGCGCTCTACCGCGCCAAAAGCAATGGCCGCAATCGCTTCGAGTTCTTTTCCGACACGCTCAAATCCGAGATCATCCGCAACAAGCGTGTCGCGGACGACATCCTGAGCGGACTGGAGCGGCAGGAATTCCTGCCCTTCTTCCAGCCCCAGTTCGACGCCAGGACCCTGGAGATCACTGGCGTCGAAGCCTTGGCGCGTTGGAACCATCCCGACGAGGGTATCCTGACGCCGGATATCTTCCTCAGGACAGCCGATGAACTCAACGTTGTTCCGCTGATCGACCGCATCATCCTGGAACAGACGCTTTGGCAGTTCACGCGCTGGAAGGCAGCGGGAATCGCGATTCCCAAAGTGTCGGTCAACGTGTCGGCGGGCCGGCTGAACGACGCCGACCTGATACAGAGCCTCGACGGCCTTTCCTTCGAGCCGGGCTCTCTGTCGTTCGAACTGCTGGAGTCGATCTTCCTTGACGACCAGAACCAAGTCATCGCTGCCAATTTCGAGCGCCTGAGGGAGCTGGGGATCGACATCGAGATCGACGATTTCGGAACCGGTTACGCGTCCATCGTCAGCCTCATCCATCTTCGTCCGGCACGCTTGAAGATCGATCGCCAGCTTGTCATTCCGATCACCCATTCCGAAAGCCAGCGCCGCCTGGTTGCCTCTATCATCGAGATCGGTCAGTCGCTCGGCATCAAGGTTCTCGCCGAAGGCGTGGAAACGATGGAGCACGCGGCGATCCTGCGCGACCTCGGCTGCGACGCGCTGCAGGGATATGCCTTTGCGGCTCCGATGCCGTCCGCCAAATTGATCGAGTTCGTGCGCGGGGAGCTCTGGCGCAAGGCGTCATGA
- a CDS encoding HupE/UreJ family protein, whose translation MKRSALAIVLLFWCLTGATAHELRPAYLEMTEGPGETFKVLWKVPARGEFNLSLHVRLPGNCRNVSEPVSLPQDDSLLRHWQVQCPGGLAGGTISVDGLVSTYTDVLVRVERQDGTVQTSLLTPDAPAFQVTASPTTLETASTYLGLGVEHILLGIDHLLFVLALLLLIGNWRMLIATITAFTLAHSITLAFATLGLISIPQPPIEALIALSIVFVAAEVVRKQQGRSDLSSRYPWIIAFLFGLLHGFGFGGALRDIGLPQKDVPLALLTFNLGVEAGQLIFIALVLLSVLALKPLAWSTRPQVPAAYFIGSLSAFWFIERMTAF comes from the coding sequence ATGAAGCGCTCGGCTCTTGCAATTGTCCTGCTGTTCTGGTGTCTCACGGGCGCCACCGCCCACGAATTGCGACCGGCCTATCTCGAAATGACGGAGGGGCCCGGCGAGACGTTCAAGGTCCTGTGGAAGGTGCCGGCGCGGGGCGAGTTCAACCTCTCTCTCCATGTGCGGCTGCCCGGCAACTGCAGGAACGTGTCCGAGCCGGTTTCCCTGCCACAGGATGACTCGCTCCTGCGCCACTGGCAGGTTCAGTGTCCGGGAGGGCTTGCCGGTGGGACGATTTCGGTCGACGGCCTCGTGAGTACCTATACCGACGTCCTGGTGCGCGTCGAACGCCAGGACGGTACAGTACAGACGAGCCTGCTGACCCCGGACGCTCCGGCGTTTCAGGTGACGGCGTCGCCGACGACATTGGAGACCGCCTCGACCTATTTGGGCCTGGGCGTCGAGCATATCCTGCTCGGGATCGATCACCTCCTGTTCGTGTTGGCGCTGCTTCTTCTCATCGGCAACTGGCGCATGCTGATCGCCACGATAACGGCCTTCACGCTCGCACACTCCATAACCTTGGCCTTTGCAACGCTCGGCCTCATCTCCATCCCGCAACCGCCCATAGAAGCGCTGATTGCGCTCAGTATCGTGTTCGTCGCGGCCGAGGTTGTCCGCAAGCAGCAGGGTCGCAGTGACCTCTCCAGCCGCTATCCGTGGATCATCGCCTTTCTTTTCGGTCTTCTGCACGGGTTCGGCTTCGGCGGAGCGCTGCGGGATATCGGCCTGCCGCAGAAGGACGTGCCGCTGGCGCTGCTCACCTTCAATCTCGGCGTTGAAGCAGGGCAATTGATCTTCATAGCGCTCGTGCTTTTGAGTGTCTTGGCCCTCAAGCCGCTGGCATGGTCCACTCGGCCACAGGTGCCTGCCGCCTATTTCATCGGGTCGCTTTCGGCGTTCTGGTTCATTGAGCGCATGACGGCTTTTTGA
- a CDS encoding DUF3604 domain-containing protein: protein MFRTFLKLTMVSGLALGLGLPAVAQDTGSPSAEEAAKLYPDKPIYSRYAGRNFPTQPYFGDTHLHTSFSMDAGAFGTRLGPRDAYRFARGEQVISNTGQPVKLSRPLDFLVVADHSDNMGFFPDLLAGKPNLLADPTGKKWYDEIQSGKGANAAMEIIVAFSHNTFPKDLMYFPGSRPYKGAWQETIAAAEEFNDPGRFTAFIGYEWTSNTGGNNLHRNVIFRDNGDKASQVEPFTVYPPYGSDNPADLWKWMESYEQKTGGNVLAIAHNGNLSNGLMFPVVESFGKKLDSDYVETRAKWERLYEVSQTKGTGEAHPYLSPNDEFADFELWDKGNLDGSVAKKNEMLEFEYSRAAHKNGLKLEQELGTNPYKFGLVGSSDAHTALAAMEEDNFFGKTAPQEPSAERLSAAFIDNKETGVTVMDWEVGASGYAAVWATDNSRHALWDAMQRKETYATTGPRMMVRFFGGWDFQKADAEDRLPAHIGYTKGVPMGGDLNAPPEGKAPTFLVAALKDPIGANLDRYQIVKGWLDASGALHEQVYDVAWSGERTPDANGKVPAVGNTVDIENANWTNTIGAPELIAVWSDPEFDPAQPAFYYGRVIEIPTPRWTAYDARFYGTKPEPDTRMTVQERAYTSPIWYNPAK from the coding sequence ATGTTCAGGACGTTTTTGAAACTGACGATGGTGTCGGGTCTGGCGCTTGGCCTGGGGTTGCCGGCGGTGGCGCAGGATACAGGGAGCCCCAGCGCCGAGGAGGCTGCAAAGCTGTATCCGGACAAGCCGATCTACTCGCGTTATGCCGGGCGCAACTTCCCGACACAGCCGTATTTCGGCGACACGCATCTTCATACATCGTTTTCGATGGATGCCGGTGCTTTCGGAACGCGGCTCGGACCGCGCGACGCCTACCGGTTCGCGCGTGGCGAGCAGGTGATTTCGAACACCGGTCAACCGGTAAAACTCTCCCGCCCGCTCGATTTCCTGGTGGTTGCCGACCATTCGGACAACATGGGTTTCTTTCCCGATCTGCTGGCCGGCAAGCCAAATCTGCTTGCCGATCCTACCGGCAAGAAATGGTACGATGAGATCCAGTCGGGAAAGGGCGCGAATGCCGCTATGGAGATCATTGTTGCCTTTTCGCACAATACATTTCCGAAGGATCTCATGTATTTCCCGGGGTCGCGTCCCTACAAGGGTGCCTGGCAGGAAACGATTGCGGCTGCAGAGGAATTCAACGATCCGGGACGGTTCACGGCATTCATCGGCTATGAATGGACGTCGAACACCGGAGGCAACAACCTGCACCGGAACGTGATTTTCCGGGACAATGGCGACAAGGCCAGCCAGGTCGAGCCGTTTACCGTTTACCCGCCGTACGGCAGCGACAATCCCGCCGACCTGTGGAAATGGATGGAATCTTATGAGCAGAAGACCGGCGGCAATGTGCTGGCCATCGCTCACAACGGCAATCTCAGCAACGGTCTGATGTTCCCGGTCGTCGAATCCTTCGGCAAGAAGCTCGACAGCGACTACGTCGAGACACGCGCGAAGTGGGAACGGCTCTACGAGGTGTCCCAGACGAAGGGAACCGGCGAGGCGCACCCCTACCTGTCGCCGAACGACGAGTTCGCGGATTTCGAACTCTGGGACAAAGGCAATCTCGACGGCAGCGTGGCCAAGAAAAACGAGATGCTCGAATTCGAATATTCCCGTGCCGCCCACAAGAACGGCCTGAAGCTGGAACAGGAGCTCGGCACCAACCCTTACAAGTTCGGCCTCGTCGGAAGCAGTGACGCGCATACGGCCCTGGCTGCGATGGAGGAAGACAATTTCTTCGGCAAGACCGCGCCGCAGGAACCGAGCGCGGAGCGCTTGTCGGCAGCCTTTATCGACAACAAGGAAACCGGCGTCACGGTCATGGACTGGGAAGTCGGCGCATCCGGCTATGCCGCCGTATGGGCAACGGACAACTCCCGTCATGCGCTCTGGGACGCCATGCAGCGCAAGGAGACCTACGCGACCACCGGCCCGCGGATGATGGTCCGCTTCTTTGGTGGCTGGGATTTCCAGAAGGCCGATGCCGAGGATCGGTTGCCCGCCCATATCGGCTACACAAAGGGCGTGCCGATGGGCGGTGACCTGAATGCGCCGCCGGAGGGCAAGGCACCGACCTTCCTGGTGGCGGCCCTGAAAGATCCCATCGGCGCCAACCTGGACCGCTATCAGATCGTCAAGGGCTGGCTGGACGCAAGCGGCGCGTTGCACGAGCAGGTCTACGACGTTGCATGGTCGGGCGAACGCACGCCGGACGCAAACGGCAAGGTTCCGGCGGTCGGCAATACGGTGGACATCGAAAACGCGAACTGGACCAATACCATCGGCGCTCCGGAACTGATTGCGGTCTGGAGCGATCCCGAATTCGACCCCGCGCAGCCGGCCTTCTACTATGGCCGCGTGATCGAAATTCCGACACCGCGCTGGACGGCCTATGATGCCAGGTTCTACGGCACAAAGCCTGAGCCGGACACGAGGATGACGGTGCAGGAACGCGCCTATACGTCGCCCATCTGGTACAATCCGGCGAAATAG